From Deferrisoma camini S3R1, the proteins below share one genomic window:
- a CDS encoding NUDIX hydrolase codes for MVHSLDEVERNLARYSPPGEGSTAPVRAAVALCLREAGTALEMLFIERAERHDDPWSGHLAFPGGRIDPGDSGPRAAAERETLEEVGLDLTAARYLGSLGTHRAERLPVVVSCFAYGVAPQTELRLNHEVADAFWVPLPDLLDPSRHAVVAFRFGGADWSHPAIRLLGSGRPLLWGITYRLVERFCEAVGAPLPAAADPASSPLAGSR; via the coding sequence GTGGTTCACAGCCTGGACGAAGTCGAACGGAACCTGGCCCGCTACTCCCCTCCCGGCGAGGGCAGCACGGCCCCGGTGCGTGCCGCCGTGGCCCTGTGCCTGCGGGAGGCGGGGACGGCGCTCGAGATGCTGTTCATCGAACGGGCAGAGCGCCACGACGACCCCTGGTCCGGACATCTGGCGTTCCCTGGCGGGCGCATCGATCCCGGCGATTCCGGGCCCCGGGCGGCAGCGGAACGGGAGACCCTGGAGGAGGTGGGGCTCGATCTGACCGCGGCCCGGTACCTGGGGTCTCTGGGCACCCACCGGGCCGAACGGCTCCCGGTGGTGGTGTCGTGCTTCGCGTACGGCGTGGCCCCGCAAACCGAACTGCGGCTGAACCACGAGGTGGCCGACGCGTTCTGGGTGCCCCTGCCGGATCTCCTGGACCCCTCCCGCCACGCCGTGGTGGCGTTCCGGTTCGGCGGGGCCGACTGGAGCCACCCCGCGATCCGCCTTCTGGGCTCGGGCCGACCCTTGCTGTGGGGCATCACCTACCGGCTCGTGGAACGGTTCTGCGAAGCCGTGGGCGCGCCCCTGCCCGCGGCCGCCGATCCAGCGTCGTCCCCCCTGGCCGGCTCCCGGTGA
- a CDS encoding universal stress protein: MATNEIRSILVAVDISHDGNAVCAFARNLARALGAQVTALYVVEELPEGLRGLDLPALRPEDDVPDQEQEALRRLRDHARENLGPDAGLYVTAGEPAREILRVARERGIDLVVMGNHGRKGLAKALYGSTVQEVTEAAAVPVLTVPVPG; the protein is encoded by the coding sequence ATGGCGACGAACGAGATCCGCAGCATCCTGGTGGCCGTAGACATCTCCCACGACGGCAACGCGGTGTGCGCGTTCGCCCGGAACCTGGCCCGGGCGTTGGGGGCCCAGGTGACGGCCCTGTACGTGGTCGAGGAGCTCCCGGAAGGGCTCAGGGGGCTCGATCTCCCCGCCCTGCGCCCCGAGGACGACGTCCCGGACCAGGAGCAGGAGGCCTTGCGCAGGCTACGGGATCACGCCCGGGAGAACCTGGGACCGGACGCGGGGCTGTACGTGACCGCGGGGGAGCCCGCCCGCGAGATTCTAAGGGTGGCCCGGGAACGGGGGATCGACCTGGTGGTCATGGGCAACCACGGCCGCAAGGGCCTCGCCAAGGCCCTGTACGGAAGCACCGTCCAGGAGGTCACCGAGGCGGCGGCCGTGCCCGTGCTCACGGTCCCCGTGCCCGGCTGA
- a CDS encoding RluA family pseudouridine synthase yields the protein MGQEGCGRVHRFTVPAEARGERVDRFLAGRGLPVSRSRLQTLVGQGKVRVDGAAVKAGRKLRGGEEVVVEIPPPETWDVEPQDLPVRVIYEDEWIAVVSKPRGMVVHPAPGHRDGTLVNALLHRLRDLSGVGGVLRPGIVHRLDRDTTGLIVVAKDDVTHRGLQARFRSRSVEKVYLAVVLGRLTGEGVVDRPIGRHPTQRKKMWVDGPRARPAVTRWRAISALDAATLLEVTIETGRTHQIRVHLAALGHPVAGDPVYGGAARARGVHDPAARRRLMAAPAQALHAWRLGFEHPRTGEFIRFTAPVPEDLAGLIRALGGEVPEPP from the coding sequence ATGGGCCAGGAGGGGTGTGGCCGGGTCCACCGGTTCACCGTGCCGGCCGAGGCGCGGGGGGAGCGGGTCGACCGGTTTCTGGCCGGCCGGGGGCTGCCGGTGAGCCGCTCGCGGCTCCAGACCCTGGTTGGGCAGGGCAAGGTGCGCGTGGACGGGGCCGCCGTGAAGGCCGGCCGGAAGCTCCGGGGCGGGGAGGAGGTGGTGGTGGAGATCCCGCCGCCCGAGACGTGGGACGTGGAGCCCCAGGACCTGCCGGTCCGGGTGATCTACGAGGACGAGTGGATCGCGGTGGTCTCGAAGCCCAGGGGCATGGTGGTTCACCCCGCGCCGGGTCACCGGGACGGCACCCTGGTGAACGCGCTCCTCCACCGCCTGCGCGATCTGTCCGGGGTGGGCGGGGTGCTGCGGCCCGGCATAGTCCATAGGCTCGATCGGGACACCACGGGTCTGATCGTGGTGGCCAAGGACGACGTGACCCACCGGGGGCTCCAGGCCCGCTTCCGGAGCCGGTCGGTGGAGAAGGTCTACCTGGCCGTGGTGCTGGGGCGGCTGACGGGCGAGGGGGTGGTGGATCGGCCCATCGGCCGCCACCCCACCCAGCGCAAGAAGATGTGGGTGGACGGGCCCCGGGCCCGGCCGGCGGTGACCCGCTGGCGGGCGATCTCCGCCCTGGATGCCGCCACCCTGTTGGAGGTGACCATCGAGACGGGGCGCACCCACCAGATCCGGGTGCACCTGGCGGCCCTGGGCCATCCGGTGGCCGGCGATCCGGTGTACGGCGGAGCCGCGCGGGCCAGGGGGGTGCACGATCCTGCCGCGCGCCGTCGGCTTATGGCGGCTCCGGCCCAGGCTCTGCACGCCTGGCGGCTGGGGTTCGAGCACCCCCGGACCGGAGAGTTCATCCGGTTCACGGCCCCGGTTCCGGAGGACCTGGCGGGGCTGATCCGGGCGCTGGGGGGGGAGGTTCCCGAACCTCCGTGA
- a CDS encoding DUF3108 domain-containing protein: MGHRFALLAAILSVLVAARAVPALPPPPRLPALIGERLEFRVRWGVIPAARATLEVLAGPDGTVRFRARARTLPYIDTVYPVRNRVESTVLPVSLSPLRYFKRAKEGWGDPREVEVLFDPEAGTSRYFRNRELKKELLVPAGIQDPLSCFYAYRVRPLPDDRAVVLDITDGKKLVTGTVRVLGRETVNTPAGSFSTVKIEPRIEGIGGIFKKSPGARIFVWLTDDGRRMPVKLQSEVIVGSFVAELTEVREPPPPAPGSAPPGPPEPGP; the protein is encoded by the coding sequence ATGGGACATCGCTTCGCGCTCCTCGCTGCCATCCTCTCGGTCCTGGTCGCGGCCCGGGCGGTCCCCGCCCTCCCACCCCCTCCCCGCCTCCCCGCCCTGATCGGGGAGCGGCTGGAGTTCCGGGTGCGGTGGGGCGTGATCCCCGCCGCCCGGGCCACCCTGGAGGTGCTCGCCGGTCCCGACGGCACCGTGCGATTTCGGGCACGGGCCCGCACCCTTCCGTACATCGACACCGTGTACCCGGTCCGGAACCGGGTGGAGTCCACGGTGCTCCCGGTCTCCCTGTCCCCGTTGCGGTACTTCAAACGGGCCAAGGAGGGCTGGGGGGACCCCCGGGAGGTGGAGGTGCTGTTCGACCCCGAGGCCGGGACCTCCCGCTACTTCCGCAACAGGGAGCTCAAGAAAGAGCTGCTCGTCCCCGCAGGGATCCAGGATCCCCTGTCCTGCTTCTACGCGTACCGGGTGCGGCCCCTCCCGGACGACCGGGCCGTGGTGCTGGACATCACCGACGGGAAGAAGCTGGTCACCGGCACCGTGCGGGTGCTCGGCCGAGAGACCGTGAACACCCCGGCGGGGTCGTTCTCCACCGTGAAGATCGAACCCCGGATCGAGGGCATCGGGGGGATTTTCAAGAAGAGCCCCGGGGCCCGCATCTTCGTGTGGCTGACCGACGACGGCCGCCGCATGCCCGTCAAACTCCAGAGCGAGGTGATCGTGGGATCGTTCGTGGCCGAGCTCACGGAGGTTCGGGAACCTCCCCCCCCAGCGCCCGGATCAGCCCCGCCAGGTCCTCCGGAACCGGGGCCGTGA
- a CDS encoding polyphenol oxidase family protein has translation MSHGASIPEPNGGSQSAWLEAPGLSAVRGLVHGFTTRAAGSFSAGPPAGWPAAAGGRRLRLLRQVHGAAVVGPEHPDPLPEADAWAGRPPPGVLLGVRTADCVPVILCHPRTRTLAVVHAGWRGTAAGVVTSALEALGAPRQEVVAAVGPAIGGCCYEVGPEVVRALGPGPWATRAGRRWIVDLRGRVEAELVRAGVPPGRIERVGGCTGCGEGFFSHRARADTGRMLAFAGWREP, from the coding sequence ATGTCCCATGGGGCGAGCATACCCGAACCGAACGGCGGTTCCCAGTCGGCCTGGCTCGAGGCGCCGGGGCTTTCGGCCGTGAGGGGGCTGGTGCACGGGTTCACCACCAGGGCCGCGGGGAGCTTCTCCGCGGGCCCCCCGGCCGGCTGGCCGGCCGCGGCAGGGGGGCGTCGGCTCCGCCTGCTCCGGCAGGTCCACGGCGCCGCGGTGGTGGGGCCCGAGCACCCCGATCCCCTGCCCGAGGCCGACGCGTGGGCGGGCCGCCCGCCCCCGGGGGTGCTCCTGGGGGTGCGCACGGCCGACTGCGTGCCGGTGATCCTGTGCCACCCCCGAACCCGGACCCTGGCGGTGGTCCACGCCGGCTGGCGGGGCACCGCCGCAGGGGTGGTGACGTCCGCCCTGGAGGCCCTCGGGGCTCCCCGGCAGGAGGTGGTGGCCGCCGTAGGGCCAGCGATCGGGGGGTGCTGCTACGAGGTGGGCCCCGAGGTGGTGCGGGCCCTGGGCCCTGGCCCCTGGGCGACCCGGGCGGGGAGGCGGTGGATCGTGGACCTGCGGGGTCGGGTCGAGGCCGAGCTGGTTCGGGCCGGCGTGCCCCCCGGCCGGATCGAGCGGGTCGGGGGATGCACGGGGTGTGGGGAGGGGTTCTTCTCCCACCGGGCCCGGGCCGACACCGGCCGCATGCTGGCCTTTGCCGGGTGGAGGGAACCGTGA
- the coaE gene encoding dephospho-CoA kinase encodes MRLVGLTGGIATGKSTAARLLAREGAVVVDADRVAREVVEPDTPGLREIRRTFGPSVLTADGQLDRDALARVVFSDPAARKRLNAILHPLIGAEVDRRVEQALARDPEAVVVYDVPLLFETGAEGRCDLVVVVYVPPEIQLRRLMLRDALAETDARARLAAQMPIDEKARRADVVLDNRGPPESLEAPVRALWARIRAHNGRFGVDKTAPRG; translated from the coding sequence ATCCGGCTCGTGGGCCTGACGGGCGGCATCGCCACGGGGAAGTCCACGGCGGCCCGCCTGCTCGCCCGGGAGGGGGCGGTGGTGGTGGACGCCGACCGGGTGGCCCGGGAGGTGGTGGAGCCCGACACCCCCGGGCTCCGTGAGATCCGGCGGACCTTCGGCCCCTCGGTGCTCACGGCCGACGGCCAGCTGGACCGGGACGCCCTGGCCCGGGTCGTGTTCTCCGACCCCGCGGCCCGGAAGCGGCTGAACGCGATCCTTCACCCGCTGATCGGCGCCGAGGTGGACCGCAGGGTGGAACAAGCCCTCGCCCGGGACCCGGAGGCCGTGGTGGTCTACGACGTCCCCCTCCTGTTCGAGACGGGGGCCGAGGGACGGTGCGACCTCGTGGTGGTGGTGTACGTGCCGCCCGAGATCCAGCTTCGACGCCTCATGCTCCGGGACGCGTTGGCCGAAACGGATGCCAGGGCGCGGCTCGCGGCCCAGATGCCCATCGACGAGAAGGCCCGGCGGGCCGACGTGGTGCTCGACAACCGGGGCCCCCCGGAGTCCCTGGAAGCCCCCGTCCGGGCGTTGTGGGCGCGCATCCGGGCCCACAATGGGCGGTTTGGGGTTGACAAGACGGCTCCGAGGGGCTAG